In the genome of Natronorubrum daqingense, the window CTTCAGCCTAACTATACCGGGTACTGACGGGGAGGGTATACGTTCGACAGCGCAACGACGCAACGGAAGACGCGCGTTACATTAGCTGTAGCGTTCTTCTTGCCACGGATCCGCGGTCTCCGAATAGCCGCGTTTCTCCCAGTACCCGAGTTCGGGTTCGGTCAAAAACTCGACACCGTCGACCCACTTCGCCCCCTTGTAGGCGTACTTGTGCGGAGTGAGGACTCGTAGCGGCCCGCCGTGATCGGCGGGAAGCGACTCACCGTCGTACGCCCACGCGAAGAGCACTTCCTCACGGAGGCAGTCCTCGAGTGGAAGGTCGGTCGTGTAGCCGTCGAGCGCGGAAAACATGACGTGGACTGCATCGTCGTCGACGCCCGCTCTCTGGGCGAGTTCGGGGAAGGTGACGCCCGTGAACTCGCAGTCGAACTTGCTCCAGCCAGTCACGCAGTGAAAGTCCTGACACTGAGTCTCACTCGGTAACGCTCGGAACTCGTCCCACGAGAGCGTTAGTTCGTTCTCGACGGCACCCGTAACGGTGAACTCCCACGTATCGGGGTCCCAGTCGGGCGTGCTCCCCTTCGAGAGAACCGGAAACGCCGTCGTTTCCCGCTGTCCGGGCGGGAGTCGGTCGTCGCCGAACTCCTGATAAAGATCGGTCACGTCGGAGATGTCCGTGTTCATACGAATACGTCCGGACCGAGGGACGTAGGTGTGACGCTCGAGCGCCAACTCGAGTCGCGTCGCCATCGCGACTCGAGAGATCGATCTCTCGAGTCGCGAGTTCCGCGTGACAATCCGTACTTACCACGACGAAGGACGAAATGAAACGGTTTGAAACGGTTTCAGTGAGGTCCTATGGAAAGGATTCCGGGCGAAACCCTCGCCATCCCTTAGTACAGTCTCGACCACTCTCACATCGTATGGCGAGTAAACAACAGATGACGGAACAGGAGATGTCCGGACAGCAGGCAGAAGAAGTGACTAGACAAGCCATGGGCCCGGCGCTTCTTGCGGCGGTCGCATCGGTCGGACTGTCGTGGTACTACTTCTTCCTCCGCGGCGACCGACAACGTGGCATATTCGTCGGACTCTGGCCGCCGACCATCCTCGCGTTCGCGAGTTACTTCAACCAGCGTAAGATGCGCCGGCAACTCGAGATGGTCACCCAGCCCGGAACGACGCTCAAGAACGCGTTCGACTCGATGATGGGCAACAAATAACGGTCCGCTGACTCATCCTCGAACGCCCCCGTTTTTCGGTGAAGCCCCATCGGTCGATATCGAATGCGCCCGACCTGTCACCGACACAGCACTTTTCGTGTCGGTCGTCGACGAACCACCGACTGGCGACGAGTCGAGTGGCTCGAGTCCGTCTCCGTTCACAATATTTCAGTCCGATTCCAAGCACGATAGACTCCCCGTCAAACCTAAATACCCCCTCACCGAAACCCGAATCAGATGCCGAAAGTAGAGATCACCATACCGGAACACCTCGAGATGCAGATCGCTCAGATGGTCGAACGCGGCGAGTTCGTCAATCGCGAAGAGGCGATCGAGGATCTGCTGTCGACCGGTATCAAGGCCTACAAGACCAGTGGACCAATGGACGAAGATGAGGGTGGCCCGGGCGGCCTCGAAGACGACGGCATGATGGGCCACGACGACGAATACGTCTTCTAACTGACCTTTCCCGCGCGTTCCTGTCGCTACGGAGCCACTG includes:
- a CDS encoding ribbon-helix-helix domain-containing protein — translated: MPKVEITIPEHLEMQIAQMVERGEFVNREEAIEDLLSTGIKAYKTSGPMDEDEGGPGGLEDDGMMGHDDEYVF
- a CDS encoding sulfite oxidase-like oxidoreductase — translated: MNTDISDVTDLYQEFGDDRLPPGQRETTAFPVLSKGSTPDWDPDTWEFTVTGAVENELTLSWDEFRALPSETQCQDFHCVTGWSKFDCEFTGVTFPELAQRAGVDDDAVHVMFSALDGYTTDLPLEDCLREEVLFAWAYDGESLPADHGGPLRVLTPHKYAYKGAKWVDGVEFLTEPELGYWEKRGYSETADPWQEERYS